ATGAGGCCGGGTTCCTGTTCCGGTACTTCTCTGTCGAGGAGCTTTTTCATGGCAAAACTTATGGTTTTCAGCACCTCGCGCTTTTCAGCTACATAGACCCGCTCAAAAGTTTCCAGGTATGCCGGATGCACGGGGAAAAGAGCGACGAATTCATCCATGCGCTCGGCCAGGGAGCCGTATAATTTGGTGAAACGCTGCAGGTGCTCCCTTATGAGAGCCTTCTGCCTGTCATCCTTGCGCAGCAGGCGCTGGGCAACTACGTAGGCTATGTCTTCACGGACAATTCGTATCTGCTCAAAGCGGTCTTTGACCCGGCGCAGAGTTTCAGCCACAAACTGAAAGCGCGGGCTGTCGAAAATGGCTTCCTGCACACCCGCCATGAAACGAAACCGGGTGAGCCGGCAGACCTCCCCGATCTCTCGCAAGAAGTTTAGGTCGAGGATAAGCTCCTGATCTTTGCGCGTACGCAGGTAGTCCAGGAGTTCATCGACAACCAGCAAGAGCCCGTGATCCGGGTAAACTTCCTGGAAAGCGTTCATCATCTCAATAAAAGGGTCTTTGTTGTTGGTAACTTTATCGGCTTCAGGAAAACGGTATTTCACCCCAAGGTCAGCCAGTTGTTCTTCCAGCTCGGCGCAAATGATGTTCCTGAGGGACATCGTGGTGGAACCGATCTCGGTCCTGATAACCTCGAACTTGCCAGCGATAGCTTGCGCTTTTTTAGCCACGGCAGGATGCCGTATCTCCGTGGCCAGGTCTGGATATTCGGCTATAGCAGATAGTACCGACATTAAGTGCGATTTGCCGGTACCGTAGTTACCGACGATCAAAAGCCCCTTATTATCCTGGGGATGGCCGTATTGGAGCTGGGGAAATACAACTTCCGTAATCTGCTCGGCCATCCGTTCCGAGATCACGTAGCTTTTTACCAACTCACCGGCCCTGCTTTTGGCATCAGCTTCCCGTAACTGCACTATAGTTTCGACCGGTTCAAAATGTATCAGGTCAGCGTACTTCACAGTATTTCCCCACCTTTTCCTAAAATCTCTTTACCCCAAAGGACAAACAAGGGCATCGATTTCATAATACTTTCTGTACTCCGGGTGATCCGGCTCGGCATAAATCAGCGCACCACCCTCGAATTTGCCGTTCCATGCGGCAACGATAGTTCGATTGCGGCTGACTTGTTGAAGTAAACGTAAAGGGTCCTGTTGAAGAACAGGATCAAAAAGTATTTCTGTATTATCCAGAAGGACAGTGTCCTTTCCCGTTTCGCCTAAGATCGTCTCCACTATTCTCGGCAGGCGTAACGCTCGTATTTTAGCGGGATATTCCAGAAGTTTCTGGCTCAGCATGAGGTTCAGATTAATATAGGGATAACCCTCATCTTTGGCTATTTGAACAAGAATTTTGGTTTTTCCGGTTGCAGCTGACCCAACCAGTAAAACCAGTCGATAATACCTCGACCGGGCTGCTACTATTTGTTTTTTGAGTTCATCTGTTTTCATGGCAATCCCAGCACCTGCCTATATATCCCCTGGATAACCACCAAAAGCATCAGGTTTCAGCAGCTTCCCCAAACCCATCTTTCTTGCTCGCAGGAATAATTATCGCCTTCTCCAGGACGACCTTCCCATCGTCTTCGATTCTAAGAAGAACCCGGTCGCCCTCTTCTATTTCAAGGGCAGTCCGTATTTCTTTTGGCAACGTCATTTGACCTTTCGGTCCCATTTTAG
Above is a window of Bacillota bacterium DNA encoding:
- a CDS encoding AbrB/MazE/SpoVT family DNA-binding domain-containing protein gives rise to the protein MAQKKIFTPKMGPKGQMTLPKEIRTALEIEEGDRVLLRIEDDGKVVLEKAIIIPASKKDGFGEAAET
- the brxF gene encoding BREX-3 system P-loop-containing protein BrxF, whose amino-acid sequence is MKTDELKKQIVAARSRYYRLVLLVGSAATGKTKILVQIAKDEGYPYINLNLMLSQKLLEYPAKIRALRLPRIVETILGETGKDTVLLDNTEILFDPVLQQDPLRLLQQVSRNRTIVAAWNGKFEGGALIYAEPDHPEYRKYYEIDALVCPLG